A genomic stretch from Arvicanthis niloticus isolate mArvNil1 chromosome 12, mArvNil1.pat.X, whole genome shotgun sequence includes:
- the Fbxo40 gene encoding F-box only protein 40, protein MGRARRPPPALHRHCEGCINRHCHVPVEPSVSCLVISCHLLCGATFHMCKESEHTLLCPLEQVPCLNSEYGCPLSMARHKLAKHLQVCPASVVCCSMEWNRWPNVDSETVLHENIMKETPSEECLDTALALQDQKVLFRSLKMVELFPETRDATEEEPAMNGDTGWEETGGAVGGVDASLVPNSCLPATNGQMMELSQEERDALAKTKEGMALDKFGKWESMFSKEHAASVLTGSSGRSEDKNGNMAGKEQCSGDGGTGDAEASAERRGPQESQKPQELPTTIEMTGLAPWQDGVLERLKTAVDAKDYNMYLVHNGRMLIHFGQMPACTPKERDFVYGNLEAQEVKTVYTFKIPVSYCGKRARLGDAMLRCRPSEHKAVDTSDLGVSVEDLPKSDLIKTTLQCALERELKGHVISESRSIDGLFMDLATQTYNFEQEQFSSETVLADLLGTAQPGGLHVELHSECVTRRHNKSSSAFTFTCNKFFRRDEFPLHFKNVHTDIQSCLNGWFQHRCPLAYLGCTFVQNHFRPPGQKAKVIYSQELKTFAIKPEVAPELSKKWKSDHLPDRDGKNLNSLTSLPLELLQYIAGFLDSISLSQLSQVSVLMRNICATLLQERGMVLLQWKKKRYSHGGTSWKVHNQIWQFSSLFSKIKSWEFNEVTSMSEHLKTCPFNVVEHKTDPIRLTSMCQPQEQARESLVSTFRAQPRGRHS, encoded by the exons ATG GGCCGGGCACGCAGGCCTCCACCTGCCCTGCACAGGCACTGTGAGGGATGCATCAACCGCCACTGCCATGTTCCGGTGGAGCCCAGTGTCTCCTGCCTGGTGATAAGCTGCCACCTGCTCTGTGGAGCTACCTTCCACATGTGCAAAGAGTCAGAACATACACTCCTCTGCCCTCTGGAGCAGGTTCCGTGTCTCAACTCTGAGTATGGCTGCCCACTTTCTATGGCACGCCACAAACTGGCTAAGCACCTGCAGGTGTGCCCTGCCAGCGTGGTCTGCTGCTCCATGGAATGGAACCGCTGGCCAAACGTGGACTCAGAAACAGTCCTTCATGAGAACATCATGAAAGAGACCCCCAGTGAGGAGTGTTTGGACACAGCCCTGGCCCTCCAGGACCAGAAGGTTCTCTTCAGATCCTTGAAAATGGTAGAGCTTTTCCCAGAAACCAGAGACGCCACTGAGGAGGAGCCAGCCATGAATGGTGACACCGGTTGGGAGGAGACTGGTGGCGCAGTCGGGGGAGTGGATGCCAGCCTAGTACCAAACTCTTGTTTGCCGGCAACCAATGGGCAAATGATGGAGCTCAGTCAAGAGGAACGAGATGCATTGGCAAAAACCAAAGAAGGAATGGCCCTGGACAAGTTTGGCAAGTGGGAAAGTATGTTCAGTAAGGAGCATGCGGCCTCTGTTTTAACAGGTTCCTCGGGGAGGAGTGAAGACAAGAATGGAAATATGGCCGGGAAAGAGCAGTGTTCTGGTGATGGTGGCACAGGGGATGCAGAGGCTTCTGCCGAAAGGAGAGGACCACAAGAAAGCCAGAAGCCCCAGGAACTTCCCACTACCATTGAGATGACAGGGCTTGCTCCCTGGCAAGACGGTGTTCTGGAAAGACTAAAAACAGCCGTGGATGCCAAAGACTATAACATGTATCTGGTGCACAACGGGCGGATGCTCATCCACTTTGGGCAGATGCCTGCTTGTACGCCCAAGGAGAGAGACTTTGTTTATGGCAACCTCGAAGCTCAAGAAGTGAAGACGGTTTATACCTTCAAAATTCCTGTAAGCTATTGTGGGAAGCGAGCTCGCTTGGGAGATGCCATGTTAAGGTGCAGACCAAGTGAACACAAGGCCGTGGACACTTCTGACTTGGGCGTCTCTGTGGAGGACCTGCCCAAATCCGATCTCATCAAGACCACTCTCCAGTGTGCTTTGGAAAGAGAGCTCAAAGGCCATGTCATCTCTGAGTCCAGGAGCATCGATGGACTTTTTATGGACCTTGCCACCCAAACTTACAACTTTGAGCAGGAACAGTTTTCCTCAGAGACAGTGTTGGCTGACCTCCTAGGCACTGCGCAACCCGGGGGCCTGCACGTGGAGCTCCACAGTGAGTGTGTGACCAGAAGACACAACAAAAGCAGCTCAGCTTTTACCTTTACCTGCAACAAATTCTTCCGAAGGGATGAATTTCCCCTGCACTTCAAGAATGTCCACACCGACATTCAGTCCTGTCTCAATGGCTGGTTCCAGCATCGATGCCCCCTTGCCTACTTGGGATGCACATTTGTTCAAAACCACTTCCGCCCCCCTGGACAGAAAGCAAAAGTGATCTACAGTCAGGAGCTGAAGACCTTTGCCATCAAGCCAGAGGTTGCTCCGGAGCTGAGCAAGAAATGGAAGAGCGACCATCTCCCAGACCGTGATGGGAAAAACCTGAATTCTCTAACCAGCCTGCCCCTGGAGCTTTTGCAATACATTGCTGGGTTTCTGGACAGCATCAGCCTGTCCCAGCTGTCCCAGGTATCAGTACTAATGAGGAACATCTGTGCCACTTTGTTGCAAGAGAGAGGGATGGTCCTCTTgcaatggaagaagaagaggtatTCTCATGGAGGCACCTCCTGGAAAGTCCACAATCAG ATCTGGCAGTTCAGCAGCCTCTTCTCAAAAATCAAGAGCTGGGAGTTTAATGAAGTCACCTCCATGTCTGAGCACTTGAAAACCTGTCCTTTCAACGTCGTGGAGCATAAGACTGACCCAATTCGTTTGACCAGCATGTGCCAGCCCCAAGAGCAGGCCCGGGAGAGCTTAGTGTCCACGTTTAGAGCCCAACCACGGGGCAGACACTCTTAA